Proteins from a genomic interval of Nitrospirota bacterium:
- a CDS encoding glyceraldehyde-3-phosphate dehydrogenase yields the protein MKIISEKKKILGINGLGRIGKLTLWNHIGRKYFSEIVVNIGRTAGSNLHDIALYIEKDSTYGLLQNYLYGYKAKRIIEQVDEENGTMLIDGIPVTILRETRNPKNIPWKDYGVKVVVEATGKFTNPVADADVKEGSVRGHLEGGAEKVLVSAPFKIKEKNIPMPGDIITVVMGINEQEYDHSKHHIISGASCTTTCLAHMVKPLLDYFGSEKIISASMDTIHAATGTQAVLDRLPKAGATDLRKTRSVMNNIILTTTGAAKTLGLVIPEMNKIGFMAESVRIPTSTGSLIILVITLYDDPDKAPVSRDIINNIYREAEKREKRGYIKYTDEQNVSSDIIGLYGPAAIIEGHETHTRTANISLNIKKLYKITGDVEACIPDKIEIPVTNAVIYGWYDNELGSYTNMLGDLTVKIASMVYQ from the coding sequence ATGAAAATCATATCTGAGAAAAAGAAAATTCTTGGTATTAATGGTCTTGGAAGAATAGGTAAATTGACCCTCTGGAATCATATCGGAAGAAAATATTTTTCTGAAATAGTAGTAAATATTGGCAGAACAGCGGGGTCAAATCTTCATGATATAGCCCTCTATATAGAAAAAGACTCAACATATGGTTTATTACAAAATTATCTTTACGGTTACAAAGCAAAAAGGATAATCGAACAGGTTGACGAAGAAAATGGCACTATGCTGATAGATGGTATACCTGTAACTATATTAAGAGAAACACGGAATCCCAAAAATATTCCATGGAAAGACTATGGTGTTAAAGTGGTTGTTGAGGCAACTGGCAAGTTCACAAATCCAGTTGCTGATGCAGATGTAAAGGAAGGATCGGTAAGAGGACATCTCGAAGGTGGAGCAGAAAAGGTTCTGGTATCAGCTCCCTTTAAAATAAAGGAAAAAAATATTCCTATGCCAGGCGATATTATAACCGTTGTCATGGGAATCAATGAGCAGGAGTATGATCATTCAAAACATCACATAATCTCCGGAGCATCATGCACGACTACATGTCTTGCACATATGGTTAAGCCTTTGCTGGATTATTTTGGGTCAGAAAAGATAATAAGCGCTTCTATGGATACAATTCATGCTGCTACAGGAACTCAAGCTGTTCTGGACAGATTGCCCAAGGCAGGTGCAACAGATCTCAGAAAAACCAGAAGTGTAATGAATAATATCATCCTTACTACTACAGGTGCTGCTAAAACCCTAGGCCTTGTTATACCAGAAATGAATAAAATAGGTTTTATGGCAGAGTCTGTACGCATCCCCACTTCAACAGGCTCACTTATAATTCTTGTTATTACTCTCTATGATGATCCGGACAAAGCACCTGTTAGTAGAGATATTATCAATAATATATATCGCGAAGCTGAAAAACGTGAAAAAAGAGGATACATAAAATATACTGATGAGCAAAATGTATCTTCTGATATAATCGGACTATATGGTCCTGCTGCAATTATTGAAGGACATGAAACGCATACAAGAACTGCGAACATCTCTCTTAATATAAAGAAACTTTATAAAATTACAGGAGACGTTGAAGCCTGTATCCCTGACAAGATTGAGATTCCTGTAACTAATGCAGTCATATACGGTTGGTATGATAACGAACTTGGAAGCTATACAAACATGCTCGGAGACTTAACAGTAAAGATAGCATCAATGGTATATCAATAA
- a CDS encoding metal-dependent hydrolase, producing the protein MDPITHSLAGTVFFNLGFKRKFTLLVIIISSLAPDFDYITRLWGADVFLRYHRGITHGVFALIVVPVIIGLLFGYRKGFFYYTIISFFAYAIHLFLDLTNQYGTRILSPFDWEQYSLDLIFIIDPYVTLGFLFSLILLKLMKRKATVIAFITFILLFCYTGARYYLHGETEKFLREKVDAKIYKLCPLPNDFLRWWFIVKSGDKIQVGFADLFTQRICIQETYIRDESNPFIENSKNTRVVKNFLYFARFPYAEVKKDSEKITVIWRELSFSFRAGENFVAKVIYDMDGNELGSFFKF; encoded by the coding sequence ATGGATCCAATTACTCATAGTCTTGCTGGTACAGTTTTTTTCAATCTCGGCTTTAAAAGGAAATTTACCTTATTGGTTATTATCATTTCTTCTCTTGCACCTGATTTTGATTATATTACACGATTGTGGGGTGCAGATGTTTTTCTAAGGTATCACAGGGGTATAACGCATGGGGTTTTTGCTTTAATTGTTGTGCCAGTAATAATCGGACTGCTATTTGGCTACAGGAAAGGTTTCTTTTATTATACAATTATATCTTTTTTTGCATATGCAATACATCTTTTCCTTGATCTTACTAACCAATATGGAACGAGAATTCTATCTCCTTTTGACTGGGAACAATATTCGCTCGATCTGATTTTTATTATTGACCCATATGTTACATTAGGTTTCCTATTTTCTTTAATTTTGCTCAAATTGATGAAAAGAAAAGCAACAGTTATTGCATTCATAACATTTATTCTTCTCTTTTGTTATACAGGTGCTCGATATTATCTACATGGTGAAACAGAAAAATTTCTTAGGGAAAAAGTGGATGCTAAAATTTACAAGCTCTGTCCCCTGCCGAATGATTTTTTGAGATGGTGGTTTATTGTAAAGTCAGGAGACAAGATACAGGTTGGATTTGCTGACCTTTTTACACAGAGGATATGTATTCAGGAGACATATATAAGAGATGAAAGCAATCCTTTCATAGAAAACTCAAAAAATACGCGAGTTGTGAAGAATTTTTTATATTTTGCGCGCTTTCCATATGCTGAAGTTAAAAAAGATTCTGAAAAAATTACGGTGATATGGCGTGAGCTTTCGTTTTCGTTCAGGGCAGGAGAAAATTTTGTTGCTAAGGTAATATATGATATGGATGGGAATGAACTGGGATCATTTTTTAAGTTTTAA
- a CDS encoding TolC family protein, whose amino-acid sequence MDFSKIIFWPVFLVSIICLLFVPSISNSLTLEEALSLAKQNLPSYKASELQIKSSEAIFHSSFSPYLPSIDASTTHQRIFTSQEELTSRTYDLTLAYTLFDGGYRKAKRNIARLNLDISTEDFKKNLLDLEYNVKVAFYNAIAKKEIEEQRKIQLKDAEKDYEVAEGRYKFGVAKLSDTLQASVRLEQARFNLVQAEGEYKKALSDLNSLIGNPLDTEEVLQGSLDIKDEYPDIDKLFFITLQRPEIKQAEDLLKISEQNKLVSRSSFFPSIYLNASYIKTGGDLSRTSFSEEKTAGLTARWNIFDLGKFYTLRSSEFDRRITVENLNDLKRQLLLNINNTYQDYITASKNLLVAKEQLKQAEHNYSQALGEYKVGKADILSLILAESLLSNSREQLVNAKLSLILSKTLLERTAGIHSLESLQD is encoded by the coding sequence ATGGATTTTTCAAAAATAATTTTTTGGCCTGTCTTCTTGGTCTCAATTATCTGTTTATTATTCGTTCCTTCAATCTCAAATTCGCTGACTCTTGAGGAAGCGTTATCACTGGCAAAGCAGAACCTTCCATCATATAAGGCATCTGAATTACAGATAAAATCTTCAGAAGCTATTTTTCATTCTTCATTTTCACCTTACCTGCCGAGTATTGATGCATCTACTACCCACCAACGTATTTTTACTTCACAGGAAGAATTAACCTCGAGAACATATGACCTCACATTAGCTTACACGCTTTTTGATGGAGGCTATAGAAAGGCAAAAAGGAATATTGCAAGACTAAATCTCGACATTAGTACAGAAGATTTCAAGAAGAATCTCCTCGATCTTGAATACAATGTAAAAGTCGCTTTTTACAATGCAATAGCAAAGAAAGAGATCGAGGAACAGAGAAAGATACAATTGAAGGATGCTGAAAAAGATTATGAGGTTGCTGAAGGAAGATATAAATTTGGCGTAGCAAAATTATCAGATACACTTCAAGCATCTGTGAGACTTGAGCAGGCAAGATTCAATTTGGTCCAGGCTGAAGGTGAATACAAGAAGGCACTTTCTGATTTAAATTCTCTTATAGGGAATCCACTTGATACTGAAGAAGTGCTCCAGGGGTCTCTTGATATTAAAGATGAATATCCAGATATAGACAAGCTTTTCTTTATAACTCTCCAAAGGCCTGAAATAAAACAGGCTGAAGATCTTTTAAAAATTTCTGAACAGAATAAATTAGTCTCACGAAGTTCTTTCTTCCCGAGTATTTATCTAAATGCATCGTATATAAAAACCGGAGGGGATTTATCAAGAACTTCTTTTTCAGAAGAAAAAACTGCTGGATTAACTGCCCGATGGAATATTTTTGATTTAGGCAAATTCTATACACTGAGATCTTCAGAGTTTGATAGAAGAATTACAGTAGAAAATTTAAATGACCTGAAAAGGCAATTATTGCTTAATATAAACAATACATATCAAGACTATATTACTGCCTCAAAAAATCTTCTCGTTGCAAAGGAACAATTAAAACAGGCAGAACATAATTATTCACAAGCGCTGGGAGAGTATAAAGTTGGTAAAGCTGACATACTATCCCTTATACTGGCTGAGAGTCTTCTTTCAAATTCACGGGAACAATTAGTAAACGCAAAATTGAGCCTTATATTATCTAAGACATTACTGGAAAGGACAGCAGGCATTCATAGTCTTGAATCTTTACAGGATTAA
- a CDS encoding efflux RND transporter periplasmic adaptor subunit, with product MMKKILLPIVSAIIIAVIIFIYKSLNKTTIEVLETAEVKKGSIRGVLVETGIIKPQVGAVVKVGARATGTIIKMNVKIGDRVRKGQLIALIDDREILKAVEQQEASLLVAENTLIQIEQSYPERIREAKANYEYAKINYEREKELLEHEYTTKDAVDKAKSQFDAADAILKRLQSEYETQRKIAKSNIDDIAAQLKQQETRLSYTRIYAPIDGVVADITAQEGETIVAGLQVANLVTVLDPTLLEMWTYVDETDIGRVINGQKVEYSVDTFPDKQFYGTIEKIYPQPIVKDNIVYYLAIVKVSKDDAIYLRPEMTTHIKIIFNEKNNILIAPNAAIKFEEGKQVAYVVTGPDKTQKVELKTGLRGEDYTEIISGVKEGDILATKLIIPVSTKS from the coding sequence ATGATGAAGAAAATTTTATTGCCAATAGTTTCAGCTATCATTATAGCAGTAATTATTTTTATATATAAAAGTCTCAACAAAACTACAATAGAGGTTCTGGAGACAGCAGAAGTCAAAAAAGGCAGTATACGTGGAGTTCTCGTTGAGACAGGTATCATAAAACCTCAGGTTGGAGCGGTTGTAAAGGTTGGAGCACGTGCAACAGGTACTATCATAAAGATGAATGTAAAAATTGGAGATAGGGTAAGAAAAGGGCAACTTATTGCACTTATTGATGACAGAGAGATTCTGAAAGCAGTAGAACAGCAGGAAGCATCCCTCTTAGTTGCAGAGAACACCTTAATCCAGATAGAACAATCATATCCTGAGCGTATCAGAGAGGCAAAAGCCAATTATGAATATGCGAAAATAAACTATGAGAGAGAAAAGGAATTATTAGAACATGAATATACTACGAAAGATGCTGTTGACAAAGCAAAAAGTCAATTCGATGCGGCAGACGCAATTTTGAAAAGATTACAGAGTGAATATGAAACACAGCGCAAAATTGCTAAATCTAATATCGATGATATCGCTGCACAGTTGAAACAACAGGAAACAAGATTAAGTTATACACGCATTTATGCCCCTATAGACGGTGTTGTCGCAGATATAACTGCTCAGGAAGGCGAAACAATCGTTGCAGGTCTTCAGGTTGCAAATCTTGTAACAGTGCTTGATCCAACACTGCTTGAGATGTGGACATATGTAGATGAAACCGATATTGGAAGAGTAATAAACGGACAGAAGGTTGAGTATTCTGTAGATACATTTCCTGATAAACAATTTTATGGGACTATTGAAAAAATTTATCCACAACCTATTGTTAAGGATAACATCGTTTATTATCTTGCTATTGTAAAGGTATCAAAGGATGACGCAATATACCTCCGACCAGAAATGACAACTCATATAAAGATAATCTTCAATGAGAAGAATAACATCCTGATTGCTCCGAATGCAGCAATCAAATTTGAAGAAGGCAAGCAAGTTGCATATGTTGTAACAGGGCCTGATAAAACTCAAAAAGTTGAATTAAAAACTGGTTTGCGAGGAGAAGATTATACAGAAATTATTTCAGGCGTTAAAGAAGGTGATATTCTTGCCACCAAATTAATCATTCCAGTATCAACAAAATCTTAA
- a CDS encoding ABC transporter ATP-binding protein, whose product MPLCLMEDVRKTYMIGNVPVEILKGLNLKIEKGEFVAIMGASGSGKTTLMNIIGCLDVPTSGRYVLADKEVSSLSDDELSVIRNEHIGFVFQNFYLLPYATVLENVLLPTLYIETKKDSIEKYAVDLLKMVGLGERIKFRPNQLSGGEQQRVAIARALVNEPDLLLADEPTGQLDSKTAGEIMQLLTDMHAKGKTLIVITHDPNIAGYAKRIINIKDGIIIE is encoded by the coding sequence ATGCCTCTTTGTTTAATGGAAGATGTCAGAAAGACTTATATGATCGGTAATGTCCCTGTAGAGATTCTTAAGGGATTAAATCTTAAGATAGAAAAGGGAGAGTTTGTAGCTATTATGGGAGCATCTGGATCAGGAAAAACAACACTCATGAATATCATTGGTTGTCTTGATGTTCCAACTTCAGGTCGATATGTTCTTGCGGATAAAGAGGTCTCTTCTCTTTCAGATGATGAATTATCGGTCATAAGAAATGAACATATTGGTTTCGTATTTCAGAATTTTTATTTACTACCATATGCTACAGTCCTGGAAAATGTTTTATTGCCAACATTATATATTGAAACAAAGAAAGATTCGATAGAAAAATATGCTGTTGATCTTCTCAAAATGGTAGGACTTGGAGAAAGGATTAAATTCAGACCTAATCAGCTTTCTGGAGGAGAGCAGCAACGTGTTGCAATAGCCCGAGCATTAGTTAATGAACCTGATCTGCTCCTTGCAGATGAACCAACCGGTCAGCTCGATAGCAAAACAGCAGGCGAAATCATGCAGTTGCTCACTGATATGCATGCTAAAGGAAAAACACTAATTGTTATAACACATGACCCAAACATCGCAGGATATGCAAAGAGAATAATAAATATAAAGGATGGGATTATTATCGAATAA
- a CDS encoding ABC transporter permease produces the protein MQRLIKIVSQSIKAVRAYKLRTLFCLISVSLGIASITIIVAATEGAYQKAFEIVDRFGPDSLLVFGSGEEARATGQRQKTITLDDIEAIKQAFYSAYLVVPMTSMREITVSYKEKKYQTMIVGSTSDYSRVWTWPVIQGSDFTEEDVKGLRNVGLVGQFVAKELFGEQDPIGKSILIGRMPVQIVGVLSERGTTPAGDRLDDRIIIPITTLMRKLQNETKYVSAIRIRFIDQQNLQKYIQELKLFLRKRHHLPPEEPDDFTIISPKDIVKFLVALTGSLVVFLGITGVISLIVAGFVLANLFLLSVKERAVEIGIRRAIGAKKKDIMYQFLGESVLITTIGGLCGFILALLSSNLLMYIAQFPIHFSWKAFVVGLVLSWIVGIVFGLQPANRASNLLPVEAIKG, from the coding sequence ATGCAAAGGTTGATAAAAATTGTTTCACAATCAATAAAGGCTGTTAGAGCTTACAAATTGAGAACACTATTCTGTCTTATCAGTGTATCACTTGGCATAGCATCTATAACTATTATTGTTGCTGCCACCGAAGGTGCATATCAAAAAGCTTTTGAGATAGTAGATCGTTTTGGTCCCGATTCATTATTGGTTTTCGGCAGCGGGGAAGAAGCAAGAGCAACAGGGCAGAGACAAAAAACTATAACTCTTGATGACATAGAAGCAATAAAACAGGCATTCTATAGCGCTTATTTAGTCGTCCCGATGACATCCATGAGAGAAATAACAGTTTCATATAAAGAAAAAAAATATCAGACTATGATTGTAGGCTCAACAAGTGATTATAGTCGTGTCTGGACATGGCCGGTTATTCAGGGTTCTGATTTTACTGAAGAGGATGTGAAAGGTTTACGCAATGTCGGACTCGTAGGCCAATTTGTTGCTAAAGAACTCTTCGGTGAACAAGATCCGATAGGTAAATCCATTCTTATTGGAAGAATGCCAGTACAGATTGTGGGGGTTCTATCAGAACGAGGAACTACGCCTGCAGGAGACCGTCTTGATGACAGGATCATAATCCCGATAACTACTCTAATGAGAAAGTTACAGAATGAAACAAAATACGTCTCTGCAATCAGAATACGTTTCATTGACCAGCAAAACCTTCAAAAGTATATTCAGGAACTCAAGTTATTTCTCAGAAAAAGACACCATCTGCCACCAGAAGAACCGGATGATTTTACAATTATCTCACCAAAGGATATTGTCAAATTCCTCGTCGCTTTGACAGGTTCACTCGTTGTATTTCTTGGGATAACAGGTGTCATTTCATTAATTGTAGCTGGTTTTGTTCTTGCAAATCTATTCCTTCTATCAGTAAAAGAAAGAGCTGTTGAAATAGGGATAAGAAGAGCAATTGGAGCAAAAAAGAAGGATATAATGTATCAGTTTCTCGGTGAATCAGTGTTAATAACTACCATTGGAGGCCTATGTGGCTTTATACTCGCACTATTGTCTTCGAATCTTCTCATGTATATAGCTCAGTTTCCAATACATTTCTCATGGAAGGCTTTTGTAGTAGGATTAGTTCTTTCATGGATTGTTGGTATAGTTTTCGGATTACAGCCTGCCAATAGAGCTTCAAATCTGCTTCCTGTAGAGGCAATTAAAGGATGA
- a CDS encoding ABC transporter permease, with product MNRIFLNLKIAVRSLLNFKLRTSLAVLGVFLGTFSLIVVSNLSDSLSKKTEQEAENFGVNLLIVRSGIVRKFGTRTRLLSEATTLTVDDASAIKNGSRLIHDVSPSGNENFPVRYGNNVLKSVLVIGVTPNYTNIRNFHVKEGNFITNDDNRNLNKVAVLGKKVAERLFTDEDPIGKYILIWRVPCQVIGIMEEKGVDISGADQDNQIFIPLNTFLRRFVNKDYVNNISVQVIEESLIPVAKKEIEFILRNRHKIRDNQNDDFTVIDLKDVMELKTQAMTMIKILGRVSAVISFLIGGIGILSIMILIVNERRVEIGIRRAVGSRKRDIILQFLIEASFISFSGGTVGVILSSFASIMIFVFADLPFSISPAGHVISFVSTIAVGILAGIYPSQKAIKIQPVDVIRS from the coding sequence ATGAACAGGATTTTTCTAAATCTCAAAATAGCAGTTCGTTCATTATTGAATTTTAAACTCAGGACTTCTCTGGCTGTTCTCGGTGTATTCCTTGGCACATTCTCTCTTATAGTGGTATCCAATCTTTCAGATTCACTGTCCAAGAAAACCGAACAGGAGGCAGAAAATTTTGGTGTGAATCTTCTGATAGTAAGGAGCGGCATTGTAAGAAAATTCGGCACGAGAACTCGATTGTTAAGTGAAGCCACCACACTTACAGTTGATGACGCTTCAGCAATCAAAAATGGTTCAAGACTAATCCATGATGTTTCTCCTTCAGGGAATGAAAATTTCCCTGTCAGATATGGGAATAATGTCCTTAAATCAGTGCTTGTGATTGGGGTAACACCCAACTACACTAATATAAGAAACTTCCACGTAAAAGAAGGCAACTTTATTACAAATGATGACAATAGAAATCTTAATAAAGTTGCTGTTCTGGGAAAGAAAGTAGCAGAAAGGTTATTTACAGATGAAGATCCGATAGGAAAATACATACTCATCTGGAGGGTTCCATGTCAGGTTATAGGTATCATGGAAGAGAAGGGAGTGGACATTTCAGGTGCTGATCAGGATAATCAGATATTTATTCCTCTCAATACATTCCTCCGAAGATTTGTAAATAAAGACTATGTCAATAATATTTCAGTACAGGTAATAGAGGAATCGCTGATTCCTGTAGCAAAAAAAGAGATAGAGTTTATTTTACGTAATCGCCATAAAATAAGAGATAACCAGAACGACGATTTTACAGTAATAGATTTAAAAGATGTTATGGAATTGAAAACACAGGCTATGACAATGATTAAAATTCTTGGAAGAGTTTCCGCTGTAATATCTTTTCTTATCGGAGGAATAGGTATTCTATCTATAATGATACTTATCGTAAATGAAAGGCGTGTTGAAATCGGCATCAGGAGAGCAGTTGGATCAAGGAAAAGGGACATTATTCTTCAATTTTTAATAGAGGCTTCTTTTATCTCTTTTAGCGGAGGGACCGTGGGTGTTATATTGAGCTCTTTCGCTAGTATTATGATTTTTGTTTTTGCAGACTTACCTTTTAGTATTTCGCCAGCAGGGCATGTAATCTCTTTTGTATCGACTATAGCTGTAGGCATTCTTGCAGGTATCTATCCATCACAGAAAGCAATCAAAATACAACCAGTGGATGTTATTAGATCTTAA
- a CDS encoding EamA family transporter, which translates to MPSIYILIAIFLWSSLGIFVRLSDVPVHILIFYVNGVSLIIQAIILCHKNYRKQLFQIKNIKYPLILGIFSLINTFTYFYAFQNTTIANAVLTHYTAPVIVAILAPVLLREIITKRIIIIILLASSGLWIMLDGFAFEKTMTAGIIAGLISGFAYAIVIILLRKYSQQFHPLVLTFFINLFLGIFLLPFVKDFPLKAIWIFLVMGIIHSTIAPILYYKGLQKVTANKAAVLGYLEPVCAIMFSVIFLFEMPGINTIMGGVLIIFSGYLAFKG; encoded by the coding sequence ATGCCTTCAATCTACATTCTCATTGCCATTTTTCTCTGGAGTTCACTTGGAATTTTCGTAAGATTATCAGATGTTCCAGTGCATATACTTATTTTCTATGTTAATGGAGTTTCACTGATTATTCAGGCAATTATTTTATGCCATAAAAATTATCGCAAGCAGTTGTTTCAGATCAAGAATATAAAGTATCCTTTGATACTGGGAATATTTTCACTTATAAATACTTTCACCTATTTTTATGCTTTCCAGAATACCACAATAGCTAATGCTGTGTTAACCCATTACACTGCACCTGTAATTGTTGCAATCTTAGCACCTGTTTTACTTCGTGAAATCATAACAAAAAGAATTATTATTATAATATTACTGGCATCTTCAGGTCTCTGGATTATGCTGGACGGATTTGCTTTTGAAAAAACTATGACAGCAGGCATAATAGCAGGCCTTATATCAGGATTTGCCTATGCAATCGTCATTATATTGCTCAGAAAATATTCACAGCAGTTTCATCCTTTAGTGTTAACTTTTTTTATAAATCTATTTCTTGGGATATTCCTTTTACCATTTGTTAAAGATTTTCCTTTAAAAGCTATCTGGATTTTTCTGGTCATGGGAATAATCCATTCAACAATTGCACCTATTCTTTACTACAAAGGCCTTCAAAAAGTTACAGCAAACAAGGCAGCAGTCCTTGGTTATCTTGAGCCTGTCTGTGCAATCATGTTTAGTGTTATATTCCTCTTCGAAATGCCAGGAATAAATACCATTATGGGAGGAGTTCTTATTATTTTTTCTGGTTACCTTGCGTTCAAGGGGTAG
- a CDS encoding nicotinate phosphoribosyltransferase: protein MFHIASPEDIIKGKITDVYFERSLRILKTKGINPVVKAEFIAKSLPEKWQWAIFAGLEEALYLMKHLPVKVRALKEGTVFYPYEPIMEIEGRYQDFCLYETAILGLICQASGVATMAARFKKLAGEKLVISFGARRMHPILAPMIERNAYIGGCDGVAVIKSGELIGEDPMGTMPHALVLCFESTVDALKAYDEILEPKIKRVALIDTFLDEKFEVLNVAEALGKRLFAVRFDTPGSRRGDFYRILEECRWELNLRGYKHIRFYVSGGIKEDDMQVLNPLVDGYGIGTSISNAPVVDFAMDIMEIEGKPLAKRGKWSGSKRLLRCPKCKSDKIVPNNREKYKCLCGKKFEDILIPVIDKGKQLIKIEQPSEIRKFVLDNIRDISL, encoded by the coding sequence ATGTTTCACATAGCAAGTCCAGAGGACATTATTAAGGGGAAAATTACCGATGTTTATTTTGAAAGGTCTTTAAGAATCCTCAAGACAAAAGGAATAAATCCTGTAGTCAAAGCAGAATTTATTGCTAAAAGTCTTCCTGAAAAATGGCAATGGGCTATATTTGCTGGTCTTGAAGAGGCACTCTATCTGATGAAACATCTGCCGGTTAAAGTTAGAGCATTAAAAGAAGGAACAGTCTTTTATCCCTATGAACCCATTATGGAGATAGAAGGCAGATATCAGGACTTCTGTTTATATGAGACAGCAATCCTTGGTCTTATCTGTCAGGCTTCAGGTGTTGCAACAATGGCTGCACGTTTTAAAAAGCTTGCTGGCGAAAAACTTGTTATCAGTTTTGGAGCGCGTAGAATGCATCCTATACTTGCTCCTATGATAGAAAGGAACGCTTATATAGGTGGATGTGATGGTGTCGCAGTAATAAAATCAGGTGAATTAATTGGTGAAGATCCAATGGGCACAATGCCACATGCGCTTGTTTTGTGCTTTGAGTCAACAGTAGATGCTTTAAAGGCATACGATGAAATTCTTGAGCCCAAAATAAAGAGAGTTGCACTTATTGATACTTTTCTTGATGAGAAGTTTGAGGTATTAAATGTGGCTGAAGCTTTGGGTAAAAGGCTTTTTGCTGTCAGGTTTGATACCCCCGGTTCAAGAAGGGGAGATTTCTACAGGATTCTTGAGGAATGTAGATGGGAACTTAATCTGAGGGGATATAAGCATATAAGATTTTATGTAAGCGGTGGAATTAAAGAAGATGATATGCAAGTTTTGAATCCACTGGTTGACGGTTATGGAATAGGCACTTCAATAAGCAATGCTCCTGTTGTGGATTTTGCTATGGATATTATGGAGATTGAAGGAAAACCTCTGGCAAAAAGGGGCAAATGGTCAGGGAGCAAACGGCTTTTGAGATGTCCGAAGTGTAAATCAGATAAGATTGTACCGAATAATAGAGAAAAATATAAATGCTTATGTGGAAAGAAATTTGAAGATATACTTATTCCAGTAATTGATAAAGGCAAACAACTAATTAAGATAGAACAGCCTTCTGAAATAAGAAAGTTTGTTCTCGATAACATCAGAGATATCTCTCTATAA